A region of Brevundimonas sp. NIBR10 DNA encodes the following proteins:
- the uppS gene encoding polyprenyl diphosphate synthase, producing the protein MTAQIADLPGSPDGPRHVALIMDGNGRWAQARGLPRAVGHREGVQALKRTVQAAPSLGIQCLTVFGFSTENWRRPAEEVSDLMGLVRSYVASDLNRLDREGVRVRVLGRRTGLPTDIAKIIERAEAQTAHNTQFMLQVAFNYGGRADIVDAAQRHVDRVLKGEATGPLDEDTLGLGLSTAGGPPVDLIVRTSGEQRLSNFLLWEAAYAEMVFQDVLWPDYGLAGLTDAVEQYRNRDRRFGGLATVQPALATG; encoded by the coding sequence ATGACGGCTCAAATCGCCGATCTGCCCGGATCGCCAGACGGTCCCCGGCACGTGGCGCTGATCATGGACGGCAACGGTCGCTGGGCGCAGGCTCGCGGCCTGCCGCGTGCCGTGGGCCATCGCGAGGGCGTCCAGGCGCTGAAGCGCACGGTCCAGGCCGCGCCTTCGCTCGGCATCCAGTGCCTGACCGTCTTCGGCTTCTCGACCGAGAACTGGCGTCGTCCGGCCGAGGAGGTCTCGGACCTGATGGGTCTGGTCCGCTCCTATGTGGCCAGCGACCTGAATCGGCTGGACCGCGAGGGCGTCCGCGTCCGGGTGCTGGGCCGACGCACCGGCCTGCCGACCGACATCGCCAAGATCATCGAGCGGGCCGAGGCCCAGACGGCCCACAACACCCAGTTCATGCTTCAGGTCGCCTTCAACTACGGCGGCCGCGCCGACATCGTCGATGCCGCCCAGCGCCACGTCGATCGCGTTCTGAAGGGCGAGGCCACTGGCCCGCTGGACGAGGACACGCTCGGCCTGGGCCTGTCCACGGCGGGTGGCCCGCCTGTCGATCTGATCGTCCGGACGTCGGGCGAGCAGCGGCTGTCGAACTTCCTGCTCTGGGAAGCCGCCTATGCCGAGATGGTCTTTCAGGACGTGCTCTGGCCCGACTACGGCCTGGCCGGCCTGACCGACGCCGTCGAACAGTACCGCAATCGCGACCGTCGCTTCGGCGGCCTTGCGACGGTCCAGCCTGCGCTCGCGACCGGCTGA
- the frr gene encoding ribosome recycling factor, which translates to MAKPDLKTYREKMDKAVASLKEEYSGLRTGRANAGLLDPVQVQAYGSNSPLNAVAAISVPEPRMISVSVWDKTMVGPVEKAIRAAGLGLNPIVDGQTLRIPVPPLTEERRKDLAKLAGKYAEQQKISVRNVRRDANDDLKKAEKAGEISQDEQKKMETEVQKDTDAAIKRIDETLRTKEVEIMQV; encoded by the coding sequence ATGGCCAAGCCCGATCTGAAGACCTACCGCGAGAAGATGGACAAGGCGGTCGCCTCCCTGAAGGAGGAATATTCCGGCCTGCGCACCGGTCGGGCCAACGCCGGTCTGCTGGATCCGGTCCAGGTCCAGGCCTATGGCTCCAACTCGCCGCTGAACGCCGTCGCCGCCATCAGCGTGCCCGAGCCGCGCATGATCTCGGTCAGCGTCTGGGACAAGACCATGGTGGGCCCGGTCGAGAAGGCGATTCGCGCCGCCGGTCTGGGCCTCAACCCGATCGTGGACGGCCAGACCCTGCGTATTCCGGTGCCGCCCCTGACCGAAGAACGCCGCAAGGACCTCGCCAAACTGGCCGGCAAATATGCCGAGCAGCAGAAGATTTCCGTCCGCAACGTCCGTCGCGATGCCAACGATGACCTGAAGAAGGCTGAAAAGGCAGGCGAAATCAGCCAGGACGAGCAGAAGAAGATGGAGACCGAGGTCCAGAAGGACACCGACGCGGCCATCAAGCGCATAGACGAGACCTTGAGAACCAAGGAAGTTGAGATCATGCAGGTCTGA
- the pyrH gene encoding UMP kinase yields the protein MTDAPKYKRVLLKVSGEVLMGEQGYGIDMKTVDGVAAAVKRVVESGTEVCLVIGGGNIFRGLSKAAADMERASADYMGMLATVMNALAMQNALEKIGVYTRVQSAIPMAAIAEPYIRRRAVRHLEKGRVVIFAAGTGNPYFTTDTAAALRAAEMNCDALLKGTSVDGVYSADPKKDKSATRYDHLTYQDVLTQNLKVMDAAAIALMRESKIPIVVFSIREEDSLRKVLNGQGTFTVISDDA from the coding sequence ATGACCGACGCCCCGAAATACAAACGCGTCCTGCTCAAGGTCTCGGGCGAGGTCCTGATGGGCGAGCAGGGCTATGGCATCGACATGAAAACCGTCGACGGCGTCGCCGCCGCCGTGAAGCGGGTCGTCGAATCGGGTACCGAGGTCTGTCTGGTCATCGGCGGGGGCAACATCTTCCGTGGCCTGTCCAAGGCCGCCGCCGACATGGAACGGGCCAGCGCCGACTATATGGGCATGCTGGCCACCGTCATGAACGCCCTGGCCATGCAGAATGCGCTGGAGAAGATCGGCGTCTACACCCGGGTCCAGAGCGCCATCCCCATGGCCGCAATCGCCGAACCCTACATCCGCCGACGCGCCGTCCGCCACCTGGAGAAGGGCCGCGTGGTCATCTTCGCCGCGGGCACCGGCAACCCCTATTTCACGACTGACACCGCCGCCGCCCTGCGCGCCGCCGAAATGAACTGCGACGCTCTGTTGAAGGGCACGTCGGTCGACGGCGTCTATTCGGCCGATCCCAAGAAGGACAAGTCGGCGACCCGCTACGACCACCTGACCTATCAGGATGTCCTGACCCAGAACCTGAAAGTCATGGACGCCGCCGCCATCGCCCTGATGCGCGAATCGAAGATCCCGATCGTGGTCTTCTCGATCCGCGAGGAGGATTCCCTGCGCAAGGTCCTGAACGGGCAGGGCACCTTCACCGTCATCAGCGACGACGCGTAA
- the tsf gene encoding translation elongation factor Ts: protein MAEITAALVMELRAKSGVGMMDCKKALQETDGDINAAIDWLRAKGLSKAAKKADRVAAEGLVAVASREDGKGEIGAAIEFNSETDFVARNDLFQNAAKSFAEKGLEHHSVEALHGAELENGKTVQDEVTQMIATIGENMQLRRAARLSVSEGVVASYVHNAVSPGLGRIGVLVALEGEGDKTALRELGRKIAMHVAATAPLSLNTDDLDPAAVEKERQVLTEKAKEEGKPENMIAKIVEGQINKFQKDVVLTKQPFVMNPDVTIEQLVKDSAKELGSSNLHLAGFVRLALGEGVEKVEGPDFAAEVASMMAPQA from the coding sequence ATGGCCGAGATCACCGCCGCCCTCGTCATGGAACTGCGCGCCAAGTCCGGCGTCGGCATGATGGACTGCAAGAAGGCGCTTCAGGAAACCGACGGCGACATCAACGCCGCGATCGACTGGCTGCGCGCCAAGGGCCTGTCCAAGGCCGCCAAGAAGGCTGACCGGGTCGCCGCCGAAGGCCTCGTGGCCGTCGCCAGCCGTGAAGACGGCAAGGGCGAAATCGGTGCCGCCATCGAGTTCAACTCGGAAACCGACTTCGTCGCCCGCAACGACCTGTTCCAGAATGCCGCCAAGTCCTTCGCCGAGAAGGGCCTTGAGCACCACAGCGTCGAAGCCCTGCACGGCGCAGAGCTGGAAAACGGCAAGACCGTCCAGGACGAAGTGACCCAGATGATCGCCACCATCGGCGAGAACATGCAACTGCGCCGCGCCGCCCGCCTGTCGGTCTCGGAAGGCGTCGTCGCCTCCTACGTCCACAACGCCGTGTCGCCGGGACTCGGCCGTATCGGAGTGTTGGTCGCCCTGGAAGGCGAGGGCGACAAGACCGCCCTGCGTGAACTGGGCCGCAAGATCGCCATGCACGTCGCGGCGACCGCGCCCCTGTCGCTGAACACCGACGACCTGGACCCCGCCGCCGTCGAGAAGGAACGGCAGGTCCTGACCGAAAAGGCCAAGGAAGAAGGCAAGCCGGAAAACATGATCGCCAAGATCGTGGAAGGCCAGATCAACAAGTTCCAGAAGGACGTCGTGCTGACCAAGCAGCCCTTCGTCATGAACCCCGACGTGACCATCGAACAACTGGTCAAGGATTCGGCCAAGGAACTGGGCTCCTCCAACCTGCACCTGGCCGGCTTCGTGCGCCTGGCCCTGGGTGAAGGCGTCGAGAAGGTCGAAGGCCCCGACTTCGCTGCCGAGGTCGCCTCGATGATGGCCCCGCAAGCGTAA
- the rpsB gene encoding 30S ribosomal protein S2: MALPDFSMRTLLEAGAHFGHQTHRWNPKMDRYIFGSRSNIHIIDLSQTMPLFHQALVAVRDVAAKGGRVLFVGTKRQASDPVAEAAKRCAQYYVNHRWLGGTLTNWRTVSGSIARLRELEGILERGGEGRVKKELVNLNREKDKLELSLGGIKDMGSIPDIMFVIDTNKEAIAILEARKLNIPVIAILDTNSDPDGITYPVPGNDDAARAIQTYCDLIADAVLDGLAAGASNSGIDMGASENPVEPMLAEAAAPVAADVAPAGTEAVAEEMLAASGEETPAEEPVVETEETTA; this comes from the coding sequence ATGGCTCTGCCAGACTTCTCCATGCGCACCCTGCTCGAAGCAGGCGCTCACTTCGGCCACCAGACGCACCGGTGGAACCCGAAGATGGACCGCTACATCTTCGGCTCGCGCTCCAACATCCACATCATCGACCTGTCGCAGACGATGCCGCTGTTCCACCAGGCTCTGGTGGCCGTGCGTGACGTCGCCGCCAAGGGCGGTCGCGTCCTGTTCGTCGGCACCAAGCGCCAGGCGTCGGATCCCGTCGCCGAGGCCGCCAAGCGCTGCGCCCAGTACTATGTGAACCACCGCTGGCTCGGCGGCACCCTGACCAACTGGCGCACCGTGTCGGGCTCGATCGCCCGCCTGCGCGAGCTGGAAGGCATCCTGGAGCGTGGCGGCGAAGGCCGGGTCAAGAAGGAACTGGTCAACCTGAACCGCGAGAAGGACAAGCTTGAACTGTCCCTCGGCGGCATCAAGGACATGGGCTCCATCCCCGACATCATGTTCGTGATCGACACCAACAAGGAAGCGATCGCGATCCTGGAAGCCCGCAAGCTGAACATCCCGGTCATCGCCATCCTGGACACCAACTCGGATCCGGACGGCATCACCTATCCGGTCCCCGGCAACGACGACGCCGCCCGCGCCATCCAGACCTATTGCGACTTGATCGCCGACGCCGTCCTGGACGGCCTGGCCGCCGGTGCCTCCAACTCGGGCATCGACATGGGCGCTTCGGAGAACCCGGTCGAGCCGATGCTGGCCGAGGCTGCCGCCCCGGTCGCCGCTGACGTTGCCCCCGCCGGCACCGAAGCCGTGGCCGAGGAAATGCTGGCCGCTTCGGGCGAAGAGACGCCTGCTGAAGAGCCTGTCGTCGAGACTGAAGAGACCACGGCCTAA
- a CDS encoding DUF3297 family protein: protein MSDTPPDRLSVNPNSPHHDADLLARGVGIRFKGEEKTNVEEYCVSEGWVRLAVGKAVDRKGNPLTVKLQGPVEPYFQSEGPGEG, encoded by the coding sequence ATGTCCGACACGCCCCCCGACCGCCTCTCGGTCAATCCGAACAGCCCCCACCACGACGCCGACCTTCTGGCGCGCGGCGTCGGAATCCGTTTCAAGGGCGAGGAAAAGACCAACGTCGAGGAATATTGCGTCTCCGAGGGCTGGGTCCGCCTCGCCGTCGGCAAGGCCGTGGACCGCAAGGGCAACCCCCTGACCGTCAAGCTCCAAGGCCCGGTCGAGCCCTATTTCCAGTCGGAAGGCCCCGGCGAGGGCTAA
- a CDS encoding DUF6468 domain-containing protein, which translates to MTGIILDSVLMLLLVAALAYGVRLEKKLTTLRAGQLAFANAVTELNQAAGRAENALVSLRQSGEEADILHDRLIKAREVKTQLEMLIARAPVGVSLPRSGEGRPERSEGQGGEVSQPVAPRVALASHIPTRTAAPSSLPMKGRENPDDDRALRMAALAERIHGMAAPAVAAPGRENVAAILGALTANQAAKQSLNQARRSLDEDLFAA; encoded by the coding sequence ATGACGGGCATCATTCTCGATTCGGTCCTGATGCTGCTTCTGGTGGCGGCCCTGGCCTATGGGGTGCGGCTGGAGAAGAAGCTGACGACCCTTCGTGCCGGTCAACTGGCCTTCGCCAACGCCGTCACCGAGCTGAATCAGGCCGCCGGCCGCGCCGAGAACGCCCTGGTCAGCCTGCGCCAGTCCGGCGAGGAAGCCGACATCCTCCACGACCGCCTCATCAAGGCTCGCGAGGTCAAGACCCAGCTGGAAATGCTGATCGCCAGAGCGCCGGTTGGCGTCTCCCTCCCCCGGAGTGGGGAGGGACGGCCGGAGCGTAGCGAAGGCCAGGGTGGGGAAGTGTCCCAACCTGTCGCCCCCCGCGTTGCCCTCGCTTCACACATCCCCACCCGGACGGCTGCGCCGTCGTCCCTCCCCATGAAGGGGAGGGAGAACCCCGACGACGACCGCGCCCTGCGCATGGCCGCCCTGGCCGAGCGCATCCACGGCATGGCCGCGCCAGCCGTCGCTGCGCCGGGCCGTGAGAACGTCGCTGCCATCCTGGGGGCCCTGACCGCTAACCAAGCCGCGAAACAAAGCCTGAACCAGGCCCGTCGTAGCCTGGACGAAGACCTGTTCGCGGCCTGA
- the fliM gene encoding flagellar motor switch protein FliM yields the protein MSDVGFADTDPSASDEFRSPGSERVLSQDEIDNLLGFDLGDGDDSERSGIRAIINSALVSYERLPMLEIVFDRLVRLMTTSLRNFTSDNVEVSLDNISSIRFGDYLNSIPLPAILAVFRAEELDNYGLLTVDSNLIYSIVDVLLGGRRGTAALRIEGRPYTTIERVLVQRMVEVILADAQAAFEPLTPVHFNLDRLETNPRFAAIARPANAAILVKLRIDMEDRGGRVELLLPYATLEPIRKMLLQQFMGEKFGRDNIWEGHLATELWTTDTEVRVVLDEQQAPLSTVLNLKVGDTFMLNATPDSDVSIRCGPIPVTTGRMGRKGQHIAIRVEGPISVEAANSLTKGKR from the coding sequence ATGAGCGATGTCGGCTTCGCAGACACTGATCCCTCGGCCTCCGACGAGTTCCGCTCGCCGGGCTCCGAACGGGTTCTGAGCCAGGACGAGATCGACAACCTGCTCGGGTTCGACCTCGGTGACGGCGACGATTCCGAACGGTCCGGCATCCGGGCCATCATCAACTCGGCCCTCGTCAGCTATGAGCGGCTGCCGATGCTGGAAATCGTCTTCGACCGCCTGGTGCGGCTGATGACGACGTCCCTGCGCAACTTCACCTCCGACAACGTCGAGGTCAGCCTCGACAACATCTCCTCGATCCGCTTCGGCGACTATCTGAACTCCATCCCCCTGCCGGCTATTCTGGCGGTCTTCCGGGCCGAGGAGTTGGACAACTACGGCCTGCTGACTGTCGATTCCAACCTGATCTATTCGATCGTCGACGTGCTGCTGGGCGGCCGTCGCGGCACGGCGGCCCTGCGGATTGAGGGCCGGCCCTACACCACTATCGAGCGGGTTCTGGTCCAGCGGATGGTCGAGGTCATCCTGGCCGACGCTCAGGCCGCGTTCGAGCCCCTGACGCCGGTGCATTTCAATCTGGACAGGCTGGAGACCAACCCGCGTTTTGCGGCCATCGCGCGGCCGGCGAACGCCGCCATCCTGGTCAAGCTGCGCATCGACATGGAAGACCGGGGCGGGCGGGTCGAACTGCTGCTGCCCTATGCGACGCTCGAGCCCATCCGCAAGATGCTGCTGCAGCAGTTCATGGGCGAGAAGTTCGGCCGCGACAACATCTGGGAAGGCCACCTGGCCACCGAGCTCTGGACCACCGACACCGAGGTCCGCGTCGTTCTGGACGAGCAGCAGGCACCGTTGTCGACGGTGCTCAATCTCAAGGTCGGCGACACCTTCATGCTGAACGCGACACCCGACAGCGACGTCTCGATCCGCTGTGGCCCGATCCCGGTCACCACCGGCCGAATGGGCCGCAAGGGCCAGCATATCGCCATCCGCGTGGAGGGTCCGATCAGCGTCGAGGCCGCCAATAGCCTGACCAAGGGAAAGCGCTGA
- a CDS encoding flagellar basal body-associated FliL family protein, whose amino-acid sequence MLKLGKKKKADAGESATALAVAEGAEGDAPPTKKKIPLLFIIIPAALLVLGGGGGAAFFLLSPKPAAAEGEHGEEKADDHGAKKEEKGGHGEKKEGGHGAAAGAEGEAGAGVIAEGPDGVTFYTLAPMTVNIQSADGRPTYLKLKLTLEMHDADLASTLQAEAPRMQDMFQGFLRELRPEDLAGSSGSYQLRAEILRRVNLIAAPSKIDAVLIEEMLVQ is encoded by the coding sequence ATGCTGAAGCTGGGCAAGAAGAAGAAAGCGGACGCTGGCGAATCCGCGACGGCCCTGGCCGTCGCCGAGGGTGCGGAGGGGGATGCCCCGCCGACCAAGAAGAAGATCCCTCTGCTGTTCATCATCATCCCCGCAGCATTGCTGGTGCTGGGCGGCGGTGGCGGCGCGGCCTTTTTCCTGCTGTCGCCCAAGCCCGCCGCCGCCGAGGGCGAGCATGGCGAGGAAAAGGCCGACGACCACGGGGCCAAGAAGGAAGAGAAGGGTGGCCACGGCGAGAAGAAGGAGGGCGGCCACGGCGCGGCGGCGGGTGCCGAGGGCGAAGCCGGCGCGGGCGTGATCGCGGAGGGGCCGGACGGCGTGACCTTCTACACCCTGGCCCCCATGACAGTGAACATCCAGTCTGCTGACGGCCGTCCGACCTATCTGAAGCTCAAGCTCACGCTTGAGATGCATGACGCCGACCTCGCCTCGACCCTCCAGGCCGAGGCTCCCCGGATGCAGGACATGTTCCAGGGCTTCCTGCGCGAGCTGCGCCCCGAAGACCTGGCCGGCTCGTCGGGCAGCTATCAACTGCGGGCCGAGATCCTGCGCCGGGTCAATCTGATCGCGGCACCGTCCAAGATCGACGCCGTCCTGATCGAAGAGATGCTCGTTCAATGA
- the flgF gene encoding flagellar basal-body rod protein FlgF, translated as MENAAYVALSRQMTLRRELDIVANNMANADTTGFKVEQLLVGAEIGERARNEAIRPSASFVLDNGVGRDFGQGALKQTGRDLDFGIEGEGAFFVVNDGNGEAYTRDGAFTLDPEGKLVTKAGDAVQGDGGDIILDPSRGQVTVGDDGTISQGGLLVGKLSLARFETLAALSKDGDGLYRNRSNAAPIEAAGAKIHQGSLEGSNVNPLIEITNMIEISRAYERVSKMIENVNDLSRRSVERLGRAS; from the coding sequence GTGGAAAACGCCGCCTACGTCGCCCTGTCCCGCCAGATGACGCTCCGTCGTGAGCTGGACATCGTGGCGAACAACATGGCCAACGCCGATACGACCGGCTTCAAGGTCGAGCAGCTGCTGGTCGGTGCCGAGATCGGCGAGCGGGCCCGCAACGAGGCGATCCGGCCCAGCGCCAGCTTCGTGCTCGACAACGGCGTCGGTCGCGATTTCGGCCAGGGAGCCCTGAAACAGACGGGTCGCGATCTGGATTTCGGCATCGAGGGCGAAGGGGCTTTCTTTGTCGTCAATGATGGAAACGGCGAGGCCTATACCCGCGACGGCGCTTTCACTCTCGATCCCGAAGGCAAGCTGGTCACCAAGGCCGGCGACGCGGTCCAGGGCGATGGCGGCGACATCATTCTGGATCCGTCCAGGGGGCAGGTCACGGTCGGTGACGACGGCACGATCTCGCAGGGCGGCCTGCTGGTCGGCAAACTGTCCCTCGCCCGTTTCGAGACCCTAGCGGCGCTGTCGAAGGACGGCGACGGCCTGTACCGCAACCGCTCCAACGCCGCGCCCATCGAGGCAGCCGGGGCCAAGATCCATCAGGGCAGCCTGGAAGGCTCCAACGTCAATCCGCTGATCGAAATCACGAACATGATCGAGATCAGCCGCGCCTATGAGCGCGTCTCCAAGATGATCGAGAACGTCAACGACCTGTCCCGCCGCTCGGTCGAGCGGCTGGGCCGAGCCAGCTGA
- the flgG gene encoding flagellar basal-body rod protein FlgG, with translation MRALRTAASGMAAQQLNVEVISNNIANMNTIGFKRQRAEFQDLMYQNVERMGAQSSSAGTVVPTGIQVGLGVKAGSVYRITEQGTPGRTDNTYDVAIDGKGYFQVTLPSGEIGYTRAGNFSLSPEGNLVTEDGYTIEPAITIPQNTVDVTISKTGEVQATIDGQTDPQVVGQLEIANFFNEAGLEAVGDNLLMETAASGPASVAAPGEPGYGQLLQGYTESSNVDAVSEISSLIVAQRAYEMNSKVIKTADEMMSVASQVKS, from the coding sequence ATGCGCGCCTTGAGAACCGCCGCTTCCGGCATGGCTGCCCAGCAGCTGAACGTCGAAGTCATCTCCAACAACATCGCCAACATGAACACGATCGGGTTCAAGCGGCAGCGGGCCGAGTTCCAGGACCTGATGTACCAGAACGTCGAGCGGATGGGGGCCCAGTCGTCCAGCGCCGGCACGGTCGTTCCGACCGGCATCCAGGTCGGCCTGGGCGTCAAGGCAGGCAGCGTCTACCGGATCACCGAACAGGGCACGCCGGGCCGCACCGACAACACCTATGATGTCGCCATCGACGGCAAGGGCTATTTCCAGGTGACCCTGCCCTCCGGAGAGATCGGATACACCCGCGCCGGCAACTTCTCGCTGAGCCCCGAGGGCAATCTGGTCACCGAGGACGGCTATACGATCGAGCCGGCCATCACGATCCCCCAGAACACGGTCGATGTGACCATCTCCAAGACCGGCGAGGTCCAGGCCACGATCGACGGCCAGACCGATCCGCAGGTCGTGGGGCAGCTGGAAATCGCCAACTTCTTCAACGAGGCGGGGCTGGAGGCGGTCGGTGATAACCTGCTGATGGAAACCGCAGCCTCCGGTCCGGCCTCCGTCGCCGCGCCCGGAGAGCCCGGCTATGGGCAACTTCTGCAGGGCTATACGGAATCGTCCAACGTCGATGCAGTGTCGGAGATAAGCTCGCTGATCGTGGCGCAGCGGGCCTATGAGATGAACTCCAAGGTCATCAAGACCGCCGACGAAATGATGTCGGTCGCCTCGCAGGTGAAGAGCTGA
- the flgA gene encoding flagellar basal body P-ring formation chaperone FlgA, with the protein MRRLALFLGAAASLLAAGPVFAGPVTLKANPVDEDGRVTLGDLFDGAGSAANVVVASRAGPSVVFDAGQLQAAALRSGLQWDNPRNLGRVVVRASMASPVVATASPGTPTAARPGATAEILTYARNIATGDIIQPEDVVWTTVQAHLATTGGPRDAEQAIGLSAKRPLRAGAAVASRDLASPQVIARNDMVEVAYEVGGVRLTVTGRATRSAAIGEPVTVLNTTSSKTIDAIATGPGRAIAGPAAQSARANALLASR; encoded by the coding sequence ATGCGTCGCCTCGCCCTCTTTCTCGGCGCCGCCGCGTCGCTTCTCGCCGCCGGACCGGTGTTCGCCGGGCCGGTCACGCTCAAGGCCAATCCCGTCGACGAGGACGGCCGGGTCACCCTGGGCGACCTGTTCGACGGCGCTGGATCGGCAGCGAACGTCGTCGTGGCCTCGCGCGCCGGGCCCTCGGTGGTGTTCGACGCCGGCCAGCTTCAGGCTGCGGCGCTGCGCTCGGGCTTGCAGTGGGACAATCCCCGCAATCTCGGCCGGGTGGTCGTCCGCGCAAGCATGGCGTCGCCCGTGGTTGCTACGGCTTCGCCCGGCACCCCCACGGCCGCGCGGCCGGGAGCCACGGCGGAGATTCTGACCTATGCCCGCAACATCGCCACCGGCGACATCATCCAGCCCGAGGACGTCGTCTGGACCACGGTCCAGGCCCATCTGGCCACCACGGGCGGCCCCCGCGATGCTGAACAGGCCATCGGGCTGTCGGCCAAACGGCCCCTGCGCGCCGGAGCCGCCGTGGCCTCTCGCGACCTGGCCTCACCCCAGGTCATCGCCCGCAACGACATGGTCGAAGTTGCCTATGAGGTCGGCGGGGTTCGCCTGACCGTCACGGGCCGTGCGACCCGGTCCGCCGCGATCGGCGAACCGGTCACCGTGCTCAACACCACCTCGTCCAAGACCATCGACGCCATCGCCACCGGCCCCGGCCGTGCCATCGCGGGCCCCGCCGCCCAGTCTGCACGGGCCAACGCCCTCCTCGCCTCCCGCTAA
- the flgH gene encoding flagellar basal body L-ring protein FlgH yields the protein MRKTLILTACAASLSLGACSTAIEAVRGPELAPIGYPAALVPQSQVYQPSPEQQAAIRAEQNGRMAASANSLWRTGARTFFGDQRARHIGDILTVNIAIDDSAQTSNATNRARSNDASGGVTNFFGLENSLGRAFPGGFDPGNLVGTQGQINASGSGSVSRSEKVDLTVAAVVTDIMANGNLVIQGRQEVRTNREVRELTVAGIVRPEDITAANTISHTQIAEARISYGGRGDISRVQATPAAQSLVERFSPF from the coding sequence ATGCGCAAGACCCTGATCCTCACCGCCTGCGCCGCCAGCCTGTCGCTGGGCGCCTGTTCCACCGCCATCGAGGCCGTGCGCGGCCCCGAACTGGCCCCGATCGGCTATCCGGCCGCGCTGGTGCCGCAGAGCCAGGTCTATCAGCCGTCGCCCGAGCAGCAGGCCGCGATCCGCGCAGAGCAGAACGGGCGGATGGCTGCCAGCGCCAACAGCCTGTGGCGCACCGGGGCTCGCACGTTCTTCGGGGACCAGCGCGCCCGTCACATCGGCGACATCCTGACCGTCAACATCGCGATCGACGACAGCGCCCAGACCTCGAACGCCACCAACCGCGCGCGCTCGAACGACGCGTCGGGCGGGGTCACGAACTTCTTCGGCCTCGAGAACAGCCTCGGTCGCGCCTTCCCCGGCGGCTTCGATCCGGGGAACCTGGTCGGGACCCAGGGCCAGATCAATGCGTCCGGCTCCGGCTCCGTCAGCCGCTCGGAGAAGGTCGACCTGACCGTCGCCGCCGTGGTCACCGACATCATGGCCAACGGCAACCTCGTCATCCAGGGTCGGCAGGAAGTGCGCACCAACCGCGAGGTTCGCGAACTGACCGTCGCCGGCATCGTCCGCCCCGAGGACATCACCGCCGCCAACACCATCAGCCACACCCAGATCGCCGAGGCGCGGATCAGCTACGGCGGCCGGGGCGACATCAGCCGGGTCCAGGCGACGCCGGCGGCCCAGTCGCTGGTCGAACGGTTCAGCCCCTTTTAG
- a CDS encoding MmcQ/YjbR family DNA-binding protein — translation MDRGAIGRICLALPAVTLDHPFGDHHDAYRVGGKMFVMVGQDGGVSFKVSDIAYEVLTETGRARPAPYLARAKWVNLPDPEAAEGWTDADMADHFASAHAIVAAKLAKKVRADLGL, via the coding sequence ATGGACAGGGGCGCGATCGGCAGGATTTGCCTGGCCCTGCCGGCCGTGACCCTGGACCACCCCTTCGGTGATCACCACGACGCCTATCGCGTGGGAGGCAAGATGTTCGTGATGGTCGGCCAGGACGGCGGGGTGTCGTTCAAGGTCTCGGATATCGCCTATGAGGTCCTGACCGAGACCGGTCGCGCCCGGCCGGCACCCTATCTGGCCCGGGCGAAATGGGTGAACCTTCCCGATCCCGAGGCGGCCGAGGGCTGGACGGATGCGGATATGGCCGACCATTTCGCGTCGGCGCATGCGATTGTCGCGGCAAAGCTGGCGAAGAAAGTCCGCGCCGACCTGGGTCTCTAG